Proteins from a single region of Procambarus clarkii isolate CNS0578487 chromosome 32, FALCON_Pclarkii_2.0, whole genome shotgun sequence:
- the LOC123759407 gene encoding transmembrane ascorbate-dependent reductase CYB561 isoform X5, whose translation MMQRRIRRDWETGEEGSLIGRGTLDEMENEAQHVPFFTKLFTLSQVLGALIYRGFRSEKKKKLKILHMMIQLGAFILSIVGLVAVFNFHNARSIPNMYSLHSWIGLITVILFSCQWLVGLLTFLFPGLRPSVRAAYLPLHQFFGLFIFVGAVASCLLGLTEKAIFAVKDYSSLSSEGILINVTGLVLIIFGGLVVYLISQPKFRRQTTEDEVLLTDTVLE comes from the exons GCGCGACTGGGAAACCGGAGAAGAAGGCTCTCTCATTGGTCGAGGAACACTGGACGAGATGGAGAATGAGGCACAGCACGTTCCATTTTTCACAAAGCTCTTTACACTTTCTCAAGTTTTAG GGGCTTTAATCTACAGAGGCTTTCGTTCTGAAAAGAAAAAGAAGCTCAAGATCTTGCACATGATGATACAACTTGGTGCCTTCATTTTATCCATTGTTGGACTTGTTGCTGTGTTTAACTTTCACAATGCCAGGTCAATTCCCAACATGTACAGTCTGCACTCATGGATTGGCCTCATAACAGTCATTTTATTTTCATGTCAG TGGCTGGTGGGCTTGTTGACATTTCTCTTCCCTGGTTTACGGCCATCTGTGCGAGCTGCATACCTGCCTCTCCATCAGTTCTTTGGACTTTTCATTTTTGTTGGAGCTGTGGCATCCTGCCTCTTAGGTCTCACTGAGAAAGCCATTTTTGCTGT AAAAGACTATTCATCACTCTCATCAGAAGGTATCCTAATTAATGTGACAGGCTTGGTCCTTATTATCTTTGGTGGACTGGTAGTTTACCTGATATCACAACCCAAGTTCCGTCGGCAGACAACAGAGGACGAGGTCTTGCTCACTGATACTGTTCTTGAATGA
- the LOC123759407 gene encoding transmembrane ascorbate-dependent reductase CYB561 isoform X1, giving the protein MLMSPKQVRRDWETGEEGSLIGRGTLDEMENEAQHVPFFTKLFTLSQVLGILSVVLVGVWCGYFRKGFAWFSDPDLQFNWHPFLMTLGMVFLYANGALIYRGFRSEKKKKLKILHMMIQLGAFILSIVGLVAVFNFHNARSIPNMYSLHSWIGLITVILFSCQWLVGLLTFLFPGLRPSVRAAYLPLHQFFGLFIFVGAVASCLLGLTEKAIFAVKDYSSLSSEGILINVTGLVLIIFGGLVVYLISQPKFRRQTTEDEVLLTDTVLE; this is encoded by the exons ATGTTGATGTCCCCTAAGCAAGTAAG GCGCGACTGGGAAACCGGAGAAGAAGGCTCTCTCATTGGTCGAGGAACACTGGACGAGATGGAGAATGAGGCACAGCACGTTCCATTTTTCACAAAGCTCTTTACACTTTCTCAAGTTTTAG GTATTCTGTCTGTAGTGCTGGTAGGGGTTTGGTGTGGATATTTTCGTAAAGGCTTTGCATGGTTCAGCGACCCTGATTTGCAGTTCAACTGGCATCCATTTTTGATGACACTTGGAATGGTCTTCCTGTATGCAAATG GGGCTTTAATCTACAGAGGCTTTCGTTCTGAAAAGAAAAAGAAGCTCAAGATCTTGCACATGATGATACAACTTGGTGCCTTCATTTTATCCATTGTTGGACTTGTTGCTGTGTTTAACTTTCACAATGCCAGGTCAATTCCCAACATGTACAGTCTGCACTCATGGATTGGCCTCATAACAGTCATTTTATTTTCATGTCAG TGGCTGGTGGGCTTGTTGACATTTCTCTTCCCTGGTTTACGGCCATCTGTGCGAGCTGCATACCTGCCTCTCCATCAGTTCTTTGGACTTTTCATTTTTGTTGGAGCTGTGGCATCCTGCCTCTTAGGTCTCACTGAGAAAGCCATTTTTGCTGT AAAAGACTATTCATCACTCTCATCAGAAGGTATCCTAATTAATGTGACAGGCTTGGTCCTTATTATCTTTGGTGGACTGGTAGTTTACCTGATATCACAACCCAAGTTCCGTCGGCAGACAACAGAGGACGAGGTCTTGCTCACTGATACTGTTCTTGAATGA
- the LOC123759407 gene encoding transmembrane ascorbate-dependent reductase CYB561 isoform X4 yields the protein MENEAQHVPFFTKLFTLSQVLGILSVVLVGVWCGYFRKGFAWFSDPDLQFNWHPFLMTLGMVFLYANGALIYRGFRSEKKKKLKILHMMIQLGAFILSIVGLVAVFNFHNARSIPNMYSLHSWIGLITVILFSCQWLVGLLTFLFPGLRPSVRAAYLPLHQFFGLFIFVGAVASCLLGLTEKAIFAVKDYSSLSSEGILINVTGLVLIIFGGLVVYLISQPKFRRQTTEDEVLLTDTVLE from the exons ATGGAGAATGAGGCACAGCACGTTCCATTTTTCACAAAGCTCTTTACACTTTCTCAAGTTTTAG GTATTCTGTCTGTAGTGCTGGTAGGGGTTTGGTGTGGATATTTTCGTAAAGGCTTTGCATGGTTCAGCGACCCTGATTTGCAGTTCAACTGGCATCCATTTTTGATGACACTTGGAATGGTCTTCCTGTATGCAAATG GGGCTTTAATCTACAGAGGCTTTCGTTCTGAAAAGAAAAAGAAGCTCAAGATCTTGCACATGATGATACAACTTGGTGCCTTCATTTTATCCATTGTTGGACTTGTTGCTGTGTTTAACTTTCACAATGCCAGGTCAATTCCCAACATGTACAGTCTGCACTCATGGATTGGCCTCATAACAGTCATTTTATTTTCATGTCAG TGGCTGGTGGGCTTGTTGACATTTCTCTTCCCTGGTTTACGGCCATCTGTGCGAGCTGCATACCTGCCTCTCCATCAGTTCTTTGGACTTTTCATTTTTGTTGGAGCTGTGGCATCCTGCCTCTTAGGTCTCACTGAGAAAGCCATTTTTGCTGT AAAAGACTATTCATCACTCTCATCAGAAGGTATCCTAATTAATGTGACAGGCTTGGTCCTTATTATCTTTGGTGGACTGGTAGTTTACCTGATATCACAACCCAAGTTCCGTCGGCAGACAACAGAGGACGAGGTCTTGCTCACTGATACTGTTCTTGAATGA
- the LOC123759407 gene encoding transmembrane ascorbate-dependent reductase CYB561 isoform X3, which produces MTRIWRDWETGEEGSLIGRGTLDEMENEAQHVPFFTKLFTLSQVLGILSVVLVGVWCGYFRKGFAWFSDPDLQFNWHPFLMTLGMVFLYANGALIYRGFRSEKKKKLKILHMMIQLGAFILSIVGLVAVFNFHNARSIPNMYSLHSWIGLITVILFSCQWLVGLLTFLFPGLRPSVRAAYLPLHQFFGLFIFVGAVASCLLGLTEKAIFAVKDYSSLSSEGILINVTGLVLIIFGGLVVYLISQPKFRRQTTEDEVLLTDTVLE; this is translated from the exons GCGCGACTGGGAAACCGGAGAAGAAGGCTCTCTCATTGGTCGAGGAACACTGGACGAGATGGAGAATGAGGCACAGCACGTTCCATTTTTCACAAAGCTCTTTACACTTTCTCAAGTTTTAG GTATTCTGTCTGTAGTGCTGGTAGGGGTTTGGTGTGGATATTTTCGTAAAGGCTTTGCATGGTTCAGCGACCCTGATTTGCAGTTCAACTGGCATCCATTTTTGATGACACTTGGAATGGTCTTCCTGTATGCAAATG GGGCTTTAATCTACAGAGGCTTTCGTTCTGAAAAGAAAAAGAAGCTCAAGATCTTGCACATGATGATACAACTTGGTGCCTTCATTTTATCCATTGTTGGACTTGTTGCTGTGTTTAACTTTCACAATGCCAGGTCAATTCCCAACATGTACAGTCTGCACTCATGGATTGGCCTCATAACAGTCATTTTATTTTCATGTCAG TGGCTGGTGGGCTTGTTGACATTTCTCTTCCCTGGTTTACGGCCATCTGTGCGAGCTGCATACCTGCCTCTCCATCAGTTCTTTGGACTTTTCATTTTTGTTGGAGCTGTGGCATCCTGCCTCTTAGGTCTCACTGAGAAAGCCATTTTTGCTGT AAAAGACTATTCATCACTCTCATCAGAAGGTATCCTAATTAATGTGACAGGCTTGGTCCTTATTATCTTTGGTGGACTGGTAGTTTACCTGATATCACAACCCAAGTTCCGTCGGCAGACAACAGAGGACGAGGTCTTGCTCACTGATACTGTTCTTGAATGA
- the LOC123759407 gene encoding transmembrane ascorbate-dependent reductase CYB561 isoform X2, with product MMQRRIRRDWETGEEGSLIGRGTLDEMENEAQHVPFFTKLFTLSQVLGILSVVLVGVWCGYFRKGFAWFSDPDLQFNWHPFLMTLGMVFLYANGALIYRGFRSEKKKKLKILHMMIQLGAFILSIVGLVAVFNFHNARSIPNMYSLHSWIGLITVILFSCQWLVGLLTFLFPGLRPSVRAAYLPLHQFFGLFIFVGAVASCLLGLTEKAIFAVKDYSSLSSEGILINVTGLVLIIFGGLVVYLISQPKFRRQTTEDEVLLTDTVLE from the exons GCGCGACTGGGAAACCGGAGAAGAAGGCTCTCTCATTGGTCGAGGAACACTGGACGAGATGGAGAATGAGGCACAGCACGTTCCATTTTTCACAAAGCTCTTTACACTTTCTCAAGTTTTAG GTATTCTGTCTGTAGTGCTGGTAGGGGTTTGGTGTGGATATTTTCGTAAAGGCTTTGCATGGTTCAGCGACCCTGATTTGCAGTTCAACTGGCATCCATTTTTGATGACACTTGGAATGGTCTTCCTGTATGCAAATG GGGCTTTAATCTACAGAGGCTTTCGTTCTGAAAAGAAAAAGAAGCTCAAGATCTTGCACATGATGATACAACTTGGTGCCTTCATTTTATCCATTGTTGGACTTGTTGCTGTGTTTAACTTTCACAATGCCAGGTCAATTCCCAACATGTACAGTCTGCACTCATGGATTGGCCTCATAACAGTCATTTTATTTTCATGTCAG TGGCTGGTGGGCTTGTTGACATTTCTCTTCCCTGGTTTACGGCCATCTGTGCGAGCTGCATACCTGCCTCTCCATCAGTTCTTTGGACTTTTCATTTTTGTTGGAGCTGTGGCATCCTGCCTCTTAGGTCTCACTGAGAAAGCCATTTTTGCTGT AAAAGACTATTCATCACTCTCATCAGAAGGTATCCTAATTAATGTGACAGGCTTGGTCCTTATTATCTTTGGTGGACTGGTAGTTTACCTGATATCACAACCCAAGTTCCGTCGGCAGACAACAGAGGACGAGGTCTTGCTCACTGATACTGTTCTTGAATGA